A genomic stretch from Fusarium musae strain F31 chromosome 9, whole genome shotgun sequence includes:
- a CDS encoding hypothetical protein (EggNog:ENOG41): MSTEELLQRYEGHIVPQSYNAGFVALSYVVSLVGAGSTLELINRRTGLRGLFNHLLLMSSAVTMGGVSIWCMHFIGNRAIDLADGQPELQVAYSSGFTAISFFVPIIVLLAAFMAVGTNNVVSWWRLVAGGVLCGSAVCGMHYLGNASINNYTCVYQPSYVIGSAIIAIVASNVALAMFFVFRSMWANAWWKRVISAVVLAGAVSGMHWCASVGTRYRLKGIKPNGNEPSRTGTVVVVICLSLGACFIIAMSAILRARNMRRSALRAQQITLAAAVFDKAGRILVDPDGYIPSTVVTDSFLEKDAKEGFNTGHPLFHWMYQASRNWNMIWSLVGGMRQHVSQLPHFRTHKDGRRGIQLVSEHGETIDSYDVIFRELFCLAAAALADRLREDLASIGVLWDQILLTGANGRRPRPQLRKQSNVGTGLEGSGVNEEVQNSLDITEKGLHMESHDYGRGSLMFLVRRSESVRDTERLISTGYRFAELHQVSDLIKSSMQIKTHDFETKLREMATYTSEHNHIRQGTHLGFFAVRARVSSGFEVLVRKGARHLLPSMPFPFENLEDWQMHYLRRFENVPVSKIVEKCKEDSQRSDREAEFAGQIADTIKALRESTQEPLLEDALLTSTAFRIPCRGDEKRLEATMIAVRLVIPIHSVLSSPNCEFVPLSFFRMRQVSTQSYQEFTRGLHQEFGHIAKTAKRQEGSQDKIGPALSSRWPFGRSETTRSLRTRAKSLSRISGHVVSSNDSARSSSTINLCSPGTNARRQSIDSGEGSSTYVPRQEPLQATPSYGGIMVFQEITVDVQEGGETTARKPSHGSEADTITIERTISKPSAAAGIELQSMGHFGANDIGTQLSNDIEAGKGGHSYVTCFVDILFAKTVESR; the protein is encoded by the exons ATGTCTACAGAAGAGTTGCTGCAACGGTATGAAGGTCATATCGTGCCTCAGAGTTACAATGCTGGCTTCGTTGCCCTGAGTTATGTCGTCAGCCTGGTCGGCGCTGGTTCAacccttgagctcatcaatCGAAGAACAGGTTTAAGGGGTCTGTTCAATCA CCTCCTGCTCATGAGCTCAGCAGTTACCATGGGTGGAGTATCCATTTGGTGTATG CACTTCATCGGAAACAGAGCCATTGATCTCGCCGATGGCCAGCCAGAATTGCAGGTTGCCTATTCCAGCGGCTTCACTGCTATATCTTTCTTCGTCCCCATAATAGTTCTTCTCGCTGCCTTCATGGCCGTTGGCACCAACAATGTCGTTTCTTGGTGGAGGCTTGTCGCAGGTGGTGTACTCTGCGGGTCTGCGGTCTGCGGGATGCACTACCTTGGCAATGCTTCTATCAACAACTATACGTGCGTGTACCAGCCGTCATACGTCATCGGATCGGCTATCATCGCCATTGTTGCAAGTAATGTGGCATTGGCCATGTTTTTCGTGTTTCGGTCGATGTGGGCGAATGCCTGGTGGAAGCGAGTCATCTCAGCCGTTGTCCTCGCCGGTGCCGTGTCGGGGATGCACTGGTGCGCTTCTGTGGGCACCCGTTATCGACTGAAGGGGATCAAGCCCAACGGGAACGAGCCATCGAGGACAGGGACCGTTGTTGTTGTCATTTGTTTG TCATTAGGAGCCTGCTTCATCATTGCCATGTCGGCTATTCTTCGAGCTAGGAACATGAGAAGGTCCGCCCTTCGTGCCCAGCAGATCACTCTCGCAGCAGCGGTCTTCGATAAAGCAGGAAGGATTCTCGTTGACCCTGATGGATACATCCCAAGTACCGTGGTGACTGATTCTTTCCTGGAAAAG GATGCCAAAGAGGGTTTTAATACCGGCCACCCGCTGTTCCATTGGATGTACCAAGCGTCAAGAAACTGGAACATGATATGGAGCCTTGTTGGGGGAATGAGACAACATGTGTCACAACTTCCACATTTCCGCACTCATAAAGATGGGCGACGAGGCATCCAGCTTGTGAGCGAACACGGCGAGACTATCGACAGCTATGACGTGATATTCAGAGAGCTTTTTTGTCTCGCCGCAGCTGCTCTTGCTGATAGACTTCGGGAGGACTTGGCATCCATCGGAGTCTTGTGGGATCAAATTCTGCTGACAGGTGCCAACGGTAGACGGCCTCGGCCCCAACTGCGCAAACAGTCAAATGTTGGGACAGGCTTGGAAGGCAGTGGCGTTAACGAGGAGGTTCAGAACAGCCTGGACATTACGGAAAAGGGCCTGCATATGGAGAGCCACGACTATGGGCGCGGATCTCTGATGTTCCTTGTCCGCCGTTCCGAGTCGGTTCGCGATACTGAGCGGCTGATATCCACTGGATATCGGTTTGCCGAGTTACATCAAGTCAGCGACCTCATCAAATCGAGTATGCAGATCAAAACCCATGACTTTGAGACAAAGCTGAGGGAGATGGCTACATATACAAGTGAACACAATCACATTCGCCAAGGCACCCACCTGGGCTTCTTTGCTGTCCGAGCTCGTGTCAGTTCTGGCTTCGAAGTCTTGGTGAGGAAAGGCGCACGCCATTTGCTCCCATCGATGCCCTTCCCTTTTGAGAATCTTGAAGACTGGCAAATGCACTACCTCAGGAGGTTCGAGAACGTGCCAGTATCCAAGATCGTGGAGAAGTGCAAGGAAGACTCTCAACGGAGTGATCGAGAAGCTGAGTTCGCTGGGCAGATTGCAGACACCATCAAAGCGTTGCGCGAATCGACACAGGAGCCCTTGCTCGAGGATGCACTTCTCACATCCACAGCATTCCGCATACCTTGTCGTGGGGATGAGAAGCGATTGGAGGCAACCATGATAGCTGTGAGACTGGTGATTCCCATTCATTCCGTACTATCAAGCCCCAACTGCGAGTTCGTGCCCCTCAGCTTTTTCAGAATGCGTCAGGTATCAACCCAGTCCTATCAGGAGTTTACTCGAGGGCTGCACCAGGAGTTTGGCCACATCGCGAAGACGGCGAAGCGCCAGGAGGGCTCCCAGGACAAGATCGGCCCCGCCTTGTCCAGTCGGTGGCCGTTCGGGCGATCAGAGACGACTCGAAGTTTACGAACTAGAGCAAAGTCGCTCTCAAGAATATCTGGGCACGTTGTATCATCAAATGACTCGGCGAGGTCCAGCTCGACCATCAACCTTTGCTCGCCAGGGACTAACGCACGAAGGCAGTCAATCGACTCAGGGGAAGGATCGAGCACATACGTTCCGCGACAGGAGCCACTACAAGCAACTCCATCATATGGCGGCATCATGGTGTTTCAAGAGATTACTGTAGATGTACAAGAAGGGGGTGAGACGACTGcaaggaagccaagtcaTGGTTCTGAGGCCGACACAATAACGATTGAGAGGACAATATCCAAACCTTCAGCTGCAGCAGGTATCGAGCTGCAGTCGATGGGGCATTTTGGCGCCAACGATATTGGCACCCAGTTATCCAACGATATCGAGGCTGGTAAAGGGGGGCACAGCTATGTTACGTGTTTTGTTGATATCCTATTTGCGAAGACGGTAGAGAGTCGCTAG